One window from the genome of Glycine soja cultivar W05 chromosome 12, ASM419377v2, whole genome shotgun sequence encodes:
- the LOC114380430 gene encoding NADP-dependent malic enzyme-like isoform X2, which translates to MSLTLCHIFCFIKQNVEFMPFSLSLFLTLCAIMWFLYGFFDKDDFIMGMGIPVGKLALYTTLGGVRPSAFEDFANHNAFELLAKYGTTHLVQGTASVVLARVVAALKLINGNLADHTFLFLGAGEARTGIAELIALEMSKQTKTPIEETRKNIWLVDSKVVEKNHDGLSIQANNAYIFLAFGLGLVISATIRVHDDMLLAACLATRLPRPQNLVKYAESYMYTPVYPNYR; encoded by the exons ATGAGTCTCACCTTGTGTCACATTTTCTGTTTCATCAAACAAAATGTAGAGTTCATGCCATTTTCATTGTCCTTGTTTCTTACCCTCTGTGCCATCATGTGGTTTTTATATGGGTTCTTCGACAAGGATGACTTCATTATG GGGATGGGAATTCCTGTTGGTAAATTGGCCTTGTACACAACACTAGGAGGAGTTCGACCATCAGCA TTTGAAGATTTTGCAAACCATAATGCTTTTGAATTGCTTGCAAAATATGGCACAACTCATCTTGTTCAG GGGACCGCATCTGTCGTTCTTGCTAGGGTCGTGGCAGCCTTGAAGCTCATTAACGGTAATCTGGCTGACCATACATTCTTGTTCCTTGGGGCTGGAGAG GCTAGAACTGGAATAGCAGAACTAATAGCTCTTGAGATGTCAAAGCAG ACAAAGACACCTATAGAGGAGACTCGCAAGAACATATGGCTTGTAGACTCAAAGGTAGTAGAAAAAAATCATGATGGGTTGTCCATTCAGGCCAACAATGCATACATCTTCCTTGCATTTGGTCTTGGGTTGGTAATCTCAGCAACAATCAGAGTGCATGACGATATGCTTCTAGCAGCTT GCTTGGCTACACGTCTCCCTCGCCCTCAGAATCTTGTGAAGTATGCTGAGAGCTACATGTATACCCCTGTCTACCCAAACTATAGGTGA
- the LOC114380430 gene encoding NADP-dependent malic enzyme-like isoform X4 has product MYIIYAPRKQKGMGIPVGKLALYTTLGGVRPSAFEDFANHNAFELLAKYGTTHLVQGTASVVLARVVAALKLINGNLADHTFLFLGAGEARTGIAELIALEMSKQTKTPIEETRKNIWLVDSKVVEKNHDGLSIQANNAYIFLAFGLGLVISATIRVHDDMLLAACLATRLPRPQNLVKYAESYMYTPVYPNYR; this is encoded by the exons ATGTACATTATATATGCTCCCAGGAAACAGAAG GGGATGGGAATTCCTGTTGGTAAATTGGCCTTGTACACAACACTAGGAGGAGTTCGACCATCAGCA TTTGAAGATTTTGCAAACCATAATGCTTTTGAATTGCTTGCAAAATATGGCACAACTCATCTTGTTCAG GGGACCGCATCTGTCGTTCTTGCTAGGGTCGTGGCAGCCTTGAAGCTCATTAACGGTAATCTGGCTGACCATACATTCTTGTTCCTTGGGGCTGGAGAG GCTAGAACTGGAATAGCAGAACTAATAGCTCTTGAGATGTCAAAGCAG ACAAAGACACCTATAGAGGAGACTCGCAAGAACATATGGCTTGTAGACTCAAAGGTAGTAGAAAAAAATCATGATGGGTTGTCCATTCAGGCCAACAATGCATACATCTTCCTTGCATTTGGTCTTGGGTTGGTAATCTCAGCAACAATCAGAGTGCATGACGATATGCTTCTAGCAGCTT GCTTGGCTACACGTCTCCCTCGCCCTCAGAATCTTGTGAAGTATGCTGAGAGCTACATGTATACCCCTGTCTACCCAAACTATAGGTGA
- the LOC114380430 gene encoding NADP-dependent malic enzyme-like isoform X1, giving the protein MQQEKCIHLVHIQAFKHLSLKCTINDISAKGQPEPSGWLISGVQDLGLDHFHLGVLCFIGNCMCMATFLSIQGMGIPVGKLALYTTLGGVRPSAFEDFANHNAFELLAKYGTTHLVQGTASVVLARVVAALKLINGNLADHTFLFLGAGEARTGIAELIALEMSKQTKTPIEETRKNIWLVDSKVVEKNHDGLSIQANNAYIFLAFGLGLVISATIRVHDDMLLAACLATRLPRPQNLVKYAESYMYTPVYPNYR; this is encoded by the exons ATGCAGCAGGAAAAATGTATACACCTGGTTCACATTCAAGCTTTTAAACACTTGAGTCTCAAGTGTACTATTAA TGACATAAGTGCTAAAGGTCAACCGGAACCTTCTGGATGGTTAATTAGTGGTGTACAGGATCTTGGATTAGACCATTTTCATCTTGGGGTTTTGTGCTTCATAGGGAACTGCATGTGTATGGCTACTTTTCTATCCATTCAG GGGATGGGAATTCCTGTTGGTAAATTGGCCTTGTACACAACACTAGGAGGAGTTCGACCATCAGCA TTTGAAGATTTTGCAAACCATAATGCTTTTGAATTGCTTGCAAAATATGGCACAACTCATCTTGTTCAG GGGACCGCATCTGTCGTTCTTGCTAGGGTCGTGGCAGCCTTGAAGCTCATTAACGGTAATCTGGCTGACCATACATTCTTGTTCCTTGGGGCTGGAGAG GCTAGAACTGGAATAGCAGAACTAATAGCTCTTGAGATGTCAAAGCAG ACAAAGACACCTATAGAGGAGACTCGCAAGAACATATGGCTTGTAGACTCAAAGGTAGTAGAAAAAAATCATGATGGGTTGTCCATTCAGGCCAACAATGCATACATCTTCCTTGCATTTGGTCTTGGGTTGGTAATCTCAGCAACAATCAGAGTGCATGACGATATGCTTCTAGCAGCTT GCTTGGCTACACGTCTCCCTCGCCCTCAGAATCTTGTGAAGTATGCTGAGAGCTACATGTATACCCCTGTCTACCCAAACTATAGGTGA
- the LOC114379627 gene encoding uncharacterized protein LOC114379627 has translation MELHWESFQSMLLTQGCLSFRERRLLNWVLVVNWLALLGSEVIVTYLPDRLRLLRKNIEINMEHVSLRGSVTATELTWGDDLDPKLIDPTPDFGNILSLNSFK, from the exons ATGGAGTTGCACTGGGAAAGTTTCCAGAGCATGTTGTTGACTCAGGGATGTTTGTCCTTCAGGGAAAGAAGATTGTTGAATTGGGTTCTGGTTGTGAATTGGTTGG CCCTTTTGGGTAGTGAGGTCATTGTTACTTATCTGCCAGATAGGCTGAGGCTATTGAGAAAGAACATTGAGATCAATATGGAACATGTTTCTCTACGGGGTTCTGTAACAGCAACTGAACTCACGTGGGGAGATGATCTAGACCCAAAACTCATTGACCCCACACCCGATTTTGGTAATATTCTCTCCCTCAACTCCTTCAAGTGA
- the LOC114380430 gene encoding NADP-dependent malic enzyme-like isoform X3 — translation MYIIYAPRKQKGINRVHAIGWSCAIFNIAVFAAPLSIMGMGIPVGKLALYTTLGGVRPSAFEDFANHNAFELLAKYGTTHLVQGTASVVLARVVAALKLINGNLADHTFLFLGAGEARTGIAELIALEMSKQTKTPIEETRKNIWLVDSKVVEKNHDGLSIQANNAYIFLAFGLGLVISATIRVHDDMLLAACLATRLPRPQNLVKYAESYMYTPVYPNYR, via the exons ATGTACATTATATATGCTCCCAGGAAACAGAAG GGCATCAACCGTGTTCATGCTATTGGATGGAGTTGCGCCATTTTTAACATTGCAGTGTTCGCTGCTCCCTTAAGCATAATG GGGATGGGAATTCCTGTTGGTAAATTGGCCTTGTACACAACACTAGGAGGAGTTCGACCATCAGCA TTTGAAGATTTTGCAAACCATAATGCTTTTGAATTGCTTGCAAAATATGGCACAACTCATCTTGTTCAG GGGACCGCATCTGTCGTTCTTGCTAGGGTCGTGGCAGCCTTGAAGCTCATTAACGGTAATCTGGCTGACCATACATTCTTGTTCCTTGGGGCTGGAGAG GCTAGAACTGGAATAGCAGAACTAATAGCTCTTGAGATGTCAAAGCAG ACAAAGACACCTATAGAGGAGACTCGCAAGAACATATGGCTTGTAGACTCAAAGGTAGTAGAAAAAAATCATGATGGGTTGTCCATTCAGGCCAACAATGCATACATCTTCCTTGCATTTGGTCTTGGGTTGGTAATCTCAGCAACAATCAGAGTGCATGACGATATGCTTCTAGCAGCTT GCTTGGCTACACGTCTCCCTCGCCCTCAGAATCTTGTGAAGTATGCTGAGAGCTACATGTATACCCCTGTCTACCCAAACTATAGGTGA